One window of the Lytechinus variegatus isolate NC3 chromosome 3, Lvar_3.0, whole genome shotgun sequence genome contains the following:
- the LOC121411233 gene encoding ATP-dependent zinc metalloprotease YME1L1-like produces the protein MFSVSGVNAQQLILPLPHLVAAFHSLKGVAETTAVRRKQTISAAPVKDTTKVEDTKFAESLSNVTLNLADVGVSSLPKDWLNSLLPSITEGCSLSDRLHTLSYTSAESFFENKHGFPSSHLAIPTLREFTSSAGGFRFFQSFLGSNGSSSHPLLFDQRRGFKTKRAASATELTTRKSKEDDIGLSGILRKFTSSKDTKKKKFREKLGDALSSHDDQVADKDSFKTGYLEGYMMGKDETKKSDRFKGWTTVLIFGVLAYLYVKMVSVFARVSIIGNSSVDSMNVADVTFEDVRGADEAKNELQDIVNYLKDPSKYTALGGKLPKGVLLQGSPGTGKTLLARAVAGEANVPFFYASGSDFDNMFVGSGAKRVRDIFTEAKNSSPCLIFIDELDSVGGKRVDSPLHPYARQTINQLLSEMDGFKQNEGIVVLAATNFPESLDPALTRPGRFDMKVVVPRPDVKGRQDILDLYLGKVKVSSKVDVETLARGTVGFTGADLQNLVNQAALEAARRGKESVDMKDLEFSKDKIIMGPERKSARIDPRNRKITAYHEGGHALVALFTKDAKPINKATIMPRGPTLGHVSLLPDNDQWSETKSQLLAQMDVCMGGRVAEELIFGPDHITTGASSDFEQATRIANLMVTKFGMSEKVGVMTFQDKDPLVYGDSNKLSPETQLLIENEIRTLLKDSYERAKTILKSHSKEHNLLAEALLQYETLNATEITKVVKGQRLENR, from the exons ATGTTTTCTGTAAGCGGAGTGAATGCCCAG CAGCTGATCTTACCCCTTCCACATCTGGTAGCAgcattccattctttgaaggGTGTAGCAGAGACAACAGCTGTAAGAAGGAAACAAACAATCTCAGCAGCTCCCGTGAAGGATACCACCAAAGTAGAGGATACCAAGTTTGCAGAGAGCCTATCAAAT GTTACATTAAATCTTGCAGATGTCGGAGTGAGTTCCTTACCCAAAGATTGGCTAAACTCATTATTACCCTCTATCACCGAAGGTTGCAGTCTTTCAGACAGACTTCACACACTATCCTACACTTCTGCAGAATCATTCTTTGAGAACAAACATG GTTTCCCTTCTTCTCATCTAGCAATTCCAACTCTAAGGGAGTTCACATCATCTGCTGGTGGCTTCAGATTTTTTCAGAGTTTCCTTGGTTCAAATGGTTCTTCATCACATCCACTGT TGTTTGATCAAAGAAGAGGGTTTAAAACAAAGAGAGCAGCTTCAGCTACAGAACTAACCACAAGGAAGTCCAAAGAAGATGACATTGGGTTGTCAGGTATACTTAGG AAATTTACATCATCGAAGGACACTAAGAAGAAAAAGTTTCGGGAGAAGCTTGGTGATGCTCTATCTAGTCATGATGATCAAGTAGCAGACAAGGACTCCTTCAAGACAGGTTACCTGGAAGGCTACATGATGGGTAAAGATGAAACCAAGAAGTCGGACCGGTTCAAGGGATGGACAACCGTTCTCATCTTTGGTGTGCTGGCATATCTCTATGTCAAAATGGTTTCAGTGTTTG CCCGGGTGTCTATCATTGGTAACTCAAGTGTGGATAGCATGAATGTTGCAGATGTAACTTTTGAAGATGTCAGAGGG GCGGATGAAGCTAAGAATGAACTTCAGGACATTGTGAACTATCTCAAAGATCCATCAAAGTACACAGCTCTGGGTGGGAAGCTACCTAAAG GTGTGTTGCTTCAAGGCTCACCTGGTACTGGTAAGACTCTTCTAGCTAGGGCGGTGGCAGGAGAGGCTAATGTGCCATTCTTCTATGCATCAGGATCTGACTTTGATAACATGTTTGTTGGCTCAGGGGCAAAGAGGGTCAGAGATATCTTCA CTGAAGCAAAGAACAGTAGCCCATGTCTGATATTCATTGATGAGTTGGACTCCGTCGGTGGGAAGCGTGTAGACTCACCATTACACCCTTACGCCAGGCAGACTATCAATCAGCTACTCTCAGAGATGGATGGCTTCAAACAGAATGAGGGAATAGTTGTATTAGCTGCCACAAACTTTCCAGAGTCTCTCGATCC TGCTCTTACAAGACCAGGGAGGTTTGACATGAAAGTAGTTGTGCCAAGACCTGATGTCAAAGGTCGCCAAGACATCCTTGACCTTTATTTAGGAAAGGTCAAAGTATCTTCAA AAGTCGATGTTGAAACTCTTGCCAGGGGAACAGTAGGTTTCACAG GGGCTGATCTTCAGAATTTAGTAAACCAAGCTGCCTTGGAAGCTGCTAGGAGAGGGAAAGAATCAGTTGACATGAAAGATCTTGAGTTCTCCAAAGATAAAATCATCATGG GTCCTGAAAGAAAGAGTGCCCGGATTGATCCTCGAAACCGTAAGATCACTGCATACCATGAAGGAGGCCATGCCTTAGTAGCTCTCTTTACCAAAGATGCCAAACCTATTAACAAAGCAACTATCATGCCCAGGGGACCAACACTAGGCCAT GTATCCCTTTTACCTGATAATGACCAGTGGAGTGAGACTAAATCCCAGCTACTTGCCCAGATGGATGTGTGCATGGGAGGTCGAGTGGCCGAGGAGCTTATCTTTGGGCCTGATCACATCACAACAGGAGCATCCAGTGACTTTGAACAAGCTACCAGGATTGCCAACCTCATGGTCACCAAGTTTGGCATGAGTGAGAAG GTTGGTGTAATGACATTTCAGGATAAAGACCCCCTGGTTTATGGAGACAGCAATAAGCTCAGCCCAGAAACTCAACTTCTCATTGAGAATGAAATCAGGACATTGCTAAAG